In Panicum virgatum strain AP13 chromosome 5K, P.virgatum_v5, whole genome shotgun sequence, the genomic window CAAAGTACGTATACGCTCTATAAGTTTGCCACCAGCAATCGCAAACAAAGAATATTCTGCTGGGATTGAAATCAAACTTGCAACCCCCATAACAACAGATATCAGAGCCCAAAAGCTAGTATCCTTTTTCAGCTTATCTGGTGGTTCATAGAACGATTTTATAACACCAGACATTAATATACCAAACAATGGGAAAATGACTCCATGTACTGCTGCTGCTATAGAACCTAATAGAAGAACTGGAACTTCTGGTATGTTTAGCTTGAAAAGACGTCCTATTGATGCTTTCTTATGTGCCACAACATCAGAGAGCTCTTCTGTTTTCTGTCCACCCATGATCCTATCTTCATGTAGTTCAGCTGACAATACTAAGGGGTTCTTGAAGGAATATCTGTTGCTATTACCAAAAGAATCTTTATTCATTGACTGTCTAAATGACAAACTGGTGCTTTTTGATCTGGAGTCTGGTACCCCAGAGTCTGCATGTTTACGCCTTTCATCGGCACGACTCTCTTGTAGCCTAATAAGCTGGGAGTAGGCTCCATTAGGATCCTTCACCAATGCATCATGAGGGCCTgtatataaaatatatttttgtgacAAATGGATTAACACAGCTTGACAAGGGAAAATCTctggaaaataaaaataagtatAAAAAATAATCAAACCTTGTTCAACTATTTTCCCTTGACGAACAACTGTTATGCAGTCAACATTCCTTACAGTGCTTAAACGATGAGCAACAACAAGTGTGGTCCTTTCCACCATTATCCTATTCAGTGCCTCCTGAACTATCCGCTCAGATTCCACATCCAATGCACTTGTTGCTTCATCAAGCAAAAGTATTTTTGGATCTTTAAGGATGGCTCTTGCTATTGCAATTCTTTGCTTCTGTCCTCCAGAAAGCTGTGTGCCACGCTGCCCAACCAATGTATCATAGCCCTGGTATATCATGGAAAACACTGTTAATTGcttattaaaataatattaagtGTCAAAAAGTTTTTGCAAATattccatttttcctttccatACATTCGGCAACTTGTCGATGAAGTTTGCTGCATTTGCAAGCTCAGCTGCTCTCTTGATCTCTTCAAGTGTCGCATCTTCTTTACCGTACATGATGTTATCTTTAATGGAGGTCATAAAGAGCACCGGTTCTTGGCTGACCAGACCAATCTTCTCTCTTATCCAACTGAGCCTAATGTTCTTGATGTTAATACCGTCTATCAGAACTTCACCAGCCTGTGGATCATAGAACCGTTCAACTAGGCTGATAACAGTTGACTTGCCACTTCCACTCTCTCCAACTATGGCCATTGTTGTCCCACTGGCTACTTGTAATGACAATCCATCTAATATCAATTGATCAGGTCTTGAAGGGTAGCGAAAGTGAACATCTTTTAGCTCGACATCACCCTTGATATCTTCTAAGACCATGCCGCTTGTATCACCTGAATCTATTTCTGGTTTCCTTTCAATGGTTTCAAACAATCTGTATGCTGCAGACTGACCCTCGGCAATTGCAGATAAAGAAGGTGTTGCATTACCTAAAGAACTGTTGCAAAGAATTGAATTGTGTGATGTTCAGGACATTATTATGGATATGAACTAATAGGTTCATAAGCACTGTTCATGTCGTGCATGTTGTTGAGGAAACATATAAGAGATATCATGAAGGCAGGATCATGAGAAAACAAGTACATATCTACAGAGCTGCAACTGTGTAGTTTCGTATTTCTACTGTTAGGGTTCCAGAAACTCACGTAGCGCCAGTTaacacagcaaacaaaactgttATAATTTTCCCTCCAGTGTAGCCTTTGTCAACGATTAGCTTTCCACCATACCAGAAAGCTAGCCCATAGCTGCTGAACAAAATGCAAAAGACAGATCCCATGCCAAAACCATTGATGAGGCCTTCCAAAATATCAGTCTTGTATGCCTTCTTGATCAAATTTTTGTACATTGCAATAGCTTTTTTCTCACCATTGAACGAAACTACCTGTATATTAAAATAAGATATTTTACTTACTGTCCTCTATTGGCAAAGTAATTGATATACTGTGAAATAATTGACATAATTTGAACACACCGTGCGTATAGCTCCGATGGTCTGCTCAACTGTGTCCCCAGCATCCCCATAAGATGTTAGTTTCTTGCTAGAAACCTTGGTTAGAAACTGTGCAGAAACTGCACCGGCAATAGCAATTAGCGGTAATGATGTTAGCATGACAAGAGTGAGGAGCCAGCCTCTTGTAAATGCTATTACAAAACCACCAAAAAAGGCAGATGCGAGTTGTAGAAGCTTTCCTGCCTGTAAATGATAAAGGTAATAGATTCATGAATAGCTCAGCAACAGCAGCTCAAGGTGAGTCTTGATGCAGAGTATGAAAAAAAAGCGCAGTTTGCTATAACACACACAAAACAAGTCATTCATCTATTTTGCTGAAAATGTAAAACAAATAATACTGTATGTGTTATCTCGCTTTTCTGCAGGTCTGCGAGCTTGTGTTCTTGGTATGTGGCGGGAAAAATGAATCTAATACCTTCTCGCCAAGAGCGTCCTGAATCACGAGGGTATCGCTGGACATCCTGGAAACTGCTTGGCCTGTTGTCAACTCTGTATCGAAGAATGCAATATCTTGTCTCAGGACAGCGTTGAGGTATAAAGAACGGATGCGGGCTGACTGCCTTTCTCCAGCCATCGTCCAGCACGAGACCTCTGGGACAAGTGAAAGGTGAGCCCTGTATTAGCATTTGAACCATACAAGGAGAAGTAAATTCTAGCAAAGAGAGAGCTCGGCGAATGATACGTAGCTAGTTCCTTTGAGATCATTAAATGCTGTGAGCACAATGAATCAATGATACTTGAGAAATGGTAGTTTTAGTTTAGTTGCACACTGTTAACAGTTTTTTTCCTTGTATAACTTCTTCACACCCATAGTTTTAGTGACAGAACTATCATTGAATCTGAGAACCGAGTAAAATTCCACTTACGAAGGAAGGAGACAACTGCTGCTCCGATGCCCAGATATATGAAGTTGAGAACAACCTGGAGGAAGAAAGCCCACTGTTAGAACCGGCTGCTCATCAAGCCACACGGCCGCCGGTTTAATTACGACGAAGGTGCACCCACCTTTCTGACGCTGCGGATGATGCTCTGCGCGGTGCTGTCGCCAAAGgagtcgatgacgttgccgaaGAGGATGGTCATGAGGGGCTCCGTCACGCCGTTGGCCACCGCGCCCACCGCGCCGACCACCATCAGCAGCACGTCCAGGCGGTCGGCGTACCGGAACATGCCGAGCAGCGACACCttcttggccgccgccgccgccgccgccgtggcatcCTTCTTCTCCCCGCCGTCCATGGTGGCGCACGCCTAACTCGGCTTGCCGCCCTGCTGGAATCTCTCTCTGTGGAGTACGAAGGTCTAGTGGAAGCACGGCACAATATATGGCGCCGCATCATGCCTGGTGCCGGGGTTAATTAGACTTGTCGCCGCGGTTATGGAGCTAGGAAGCGACCCGGAACGATCACTGGATCACGGGAAGATAGGACGGAGAAAATGCACGCGAAGCATCAGGTCGTGCTTGCATCCTGTGGCTATCATGCAAAACATCAGTGTCGGGTcatatttagatgcataaagtttACATTCTAAAACTATCATATCGAATATCGCGGCACATATATGTAGTATTAaatctaaacaaaataaaaaaactaattatatagtttacttgtaaattacgagacgagacgaatctaatgagcctaattagactatgattagatactaaattgctacagtaaccatatgctaatgacgaattaattagtcttaataaattcatctcgaaatttacaaacgagttctgtaattagttttatagttaatatatgtttaatatttcaaatgtaaaaaagattgcatttcaaaaactttacatctgcaactaaacaagacctcgGTTCCATAAAATGGGTGCAAACTAGAGTGCTTCTTTCCTGCAGTGATGTATAGTTTCGTTCAGCGTGAGATCAGCTGACTTGCTTGCGGTGCACTTAACGTCTAGCAGTGCCTTCTTTGTCGGAACAAATgcactgattttttttctcatttctGAAAAGTAAAGGATTGCGTTTTTTTCTCGTTGACATACTAATAATCCATTCCCATTTGCTTGTGTACAGTCAATTTGGACAACGGCATGGTCCGCAGAAAAGGTTATTTGCAGGGAGTTCGTTTAATGGGGATCATATTAGGTGCAGTAATGCGATCGTCCAATCCTTTCGATGTCCTCTTTCCTCGCAGATCGCGGTTGGACCGGCCGGcacgacttcgtgccacaaGCTACTGCAAAACCAGATGCGCTCCATCATCCTTCACTCTTGTCATGGGCAGAAAAAGTGAGTGAAATATCTATAAAAATACGATTTCTCtgaaaaatttatttaatttctCTTCTCGCGACAGATTCATTTCTTGAGCTCAGAGGCGGATCTAGCGTGGGGGCAGGGGGGGCTTAAGCACCCCTACCCCTAGAAACTCCATGGAAAGTATAGGCAAGAAGGAGTAAGAAGAAAGGGAAAGAaatgagggaggaagaagaagggagatgAGCCCCCAAAGAGCAAatcctagatccgccactgcttGCTTGAGCTCGAACATTACAAATCCAGAAATTATGAAGATAAAGCTTTAGCCATCGGAGCATGGACGCCGGGGCAGCTAGGGGACAGACCGAGCAACGTCCTCGGCCTCGCTTGGCATCACGGTCCACACGTGGTGTCAAGACACATTTTGACCACGTGCATATGTGTTGCATGATTGCTGATTGGTTTTCTActgtgggtgtgtttagatctcaaactttttcaaactttccaaattttccatcacatcgaaataacatcgaaacattaaatatagtaaatgactcatgcatagagtactaaatgtagttaaataaaaaaacgaattgcatagttttgatgtacgttgcgagacgaatcttttgagcctagttaggtcatggtagaacaatatttaccacaaacaaacaaaaaatgctaCAATATACTACAGTgttcgatgtgactttttctcccactttttcaaggatctaaacacaccctgtgGCTTCGTGCCTTCATGTCCAAGCTGCTGCTCGGGCGAGTGGTAGCACTTGTCAATCTTTGACTACCAAGAGGAAAGAGAGTCAAGAACGGCCCGTTGGGTGGGTGGAGCCTTCTTTGACTTCTCTCCGGCGCGGCTGGATCCAAGCTGCTGCTCGGGCGAGTGGTAGCACTTGTCAATCTTTGACTACCAAGAGGAAAGAGAGTCAAGAACGGCCCGTTGGGTGGGTGGAGCCTTCTTTGACTTCTCTCCGGCGCGGCTGGACGGACAGGAGCAGCAGGCGATTCCTTGCATGCCAAGTATAGTACTAGTATGCAGCCTAGCTAGAGTTGGAAGCTGGAATCTGGGAGCCTGGCCGCACGAGGTGCGCTCACGTCACATGATCTGATaccccccaccccccaggccCCCACAAGAGGAACGGGACAGGACACGGGAGCCCCGCTGCTGACTTGGGTCGACGGGGCAACGCGCCACTAGGAAAGCTAGCACACGATCGGACAacctaatatattttattttgggCATCCACTCAAAATTCCCTTTCGCTTTTCAGACTGGCCGCAAACGTCCACaccatttttcttctcttctcactGCACGAGTCCTTCTCTTTGTTGGGCCGTGAGCACAATTATCTTTCAGgtcacataatttttttttcgggAGCGTGCGAAAGAGGGAGTAGTATTTCGGGTGGGGGAAGTGAAATAAAAGTTAGATTCAAAccgaaaaattatttttagaaaaataagaaaaacaaTAATTTTAGTAAAAATGTTATTTTCCATTTTTCCAAGATCAGTAGAAAGTTACATATATAGGTTATAGGAAAAAGTTGGGTAgacaaatttttatataaatcgTTCATTGTTCTGCGTATGTAGCATAAGTTATATATCTAAATATGTTCGAACAAAAAGTTATATACataagttttttattttttcatggATGCACTGCAAAAAGTTAAATATGGGATATAACAAAAAGTTAtgtatacaaatatttatattaATTGTTCGATGTTCTGCGTATCTAGCATAAGTTATATATCTAAATATGTTCAAAAAAAGTTATATACAtaaatttctattttttcttggaTGCACTAGCAAAAGTTAATGTGGGTTATAAGAAAAAAGTTGTGCATACAATTTTTTATATCAATCGTTCACTGTTCTGCGTATCTAGCATAAAGTTATATATCTAAATATGTTCGAATAAAAGTTATATACAAAGTTTTTCTTTCTGGATAAGTTATTACATCCTTTTCGCATAAGTTTAATATATAAAATGATAACACTGATGATATTGAAACAACGTGCTGGCTGACATAAGCATTATCATATATAAGTGCGTAGAGAAAAATAGGTACACAAGTTTTTACAAAGTAATTACAAAACTTATGTGTATAATTATTTTGTAAAAAGCGAAAATTAGGTACGCAAGTTTTTACAGTAAAAAAGTTTGAATAAGAAAACTTTGCAAAAAAATAAGGCAAATAACTTAGGTAAATAACTTGTTTATATATATGATGGTAAAACTTTAGTGGATTTGTGCTATATGTATAAGTTATGTGACCAATTTTTATGAACTTAGGTGTAAATCTTTAAATGagatatatttattttcaaaaaatttagtcGTTATAATTTGTAtgaataaataataaattttgCATTTTTTGGTGTAACAAAATAGCATATAATTTGCGTTTTGGGGAAAAAAATAGATCCATCACATTCCTAAAACATTTAATGGGAGAAAAGATCCAGGTGTATCTGCACCAACCACTCCCCACACAGGTCCTAACTCGTTGGGCCGAGTATGACAGCAtgacgtgactgaccctaaccagttaggaTGAGAATGCCAGTattacgtgactgaccctaatcaGTATGGCAGGTCATCCTTAGTATATAGGAAAAAAATCAATTATACAAAAGTATATGGTCATTGAGTAGAACCCTTAAAAATCCAGAGCACCCTAACTCGTTGGGCCGAGTATGACAGTATGgcgtgactgaccctaaccagttaggacgaAAATGGCAGTACTACGTGATTGACCCTAATCATTATAGCATGTCACTATTAGTATATTAGTATATAGTTAAAACCCATTATACTACAAAAAGTATATGGTCATAGAGTAGAACCCTTAAAAATTCAGAGCACCCTAACTCGTTGGGCCGAGTATGACAGTAtgacgtgactgaccctaaccagttaggacgagaatgGCAGTATTGCGTGACTGAAcctaaccagttaggacgagaatggcagtactacgtgactgaccctaatcaGTATAGCATGTCATCATTAGTATATAGTTAAAACCTATTATACAAAAAGTATATGGTCATGGAGTAGAACCCTTAAAAATTCAGAGCACCCTAACTCGTTGGGCCGAGTATGATAGTAtgacgtgactgaccctaactAGTTACGACGAGAATGGTAGTattacgtgactgaccctaaccagttaggacTAGAATGCCAGTATTACGTGACTGACCCTGATCAGTATAGCATGTCACTATTAGTATATAGTTAAAAACCCATTATACAAAAATATATGGTCATGGAGTAGAACCCTTAAAAATCCAGAGCACCCTAACTCGTTGGGCCGAGTGTGATAGTAtgacgtgactgaccctaaccagttaggacAAGAATGCCAGTattacgtgactgaccctaatcaATATGGTAGGTCATTCTTAGTATATAGTAAAAACCCATTGCACAAAAGTATATAGTCATGGAGTCGAACCTAAATAAATTCTAGAACACCCTAACTGgtgaagga contains:
- the LOC120707720 gene encoding ABC transporter B family member 4-like, with protein sequence MDGGEKKDATAAAAAAAKKVSLLGMFRYADRLDVLLMVVGAVGAVANGVTEPLMTILFGNVIDSFGDSTAQSIIRSVRKVVLNFIYLGIGAAVVSFLQVSCWTMAGERQSARIRSLYLNAVLRQDIAFFDTELTTGQAVSRMSSDTLVIQDALGEKAGKLLQLASAFFGGFVIAFTRGWLLTLVMLTSLPLIAIAGAVSAQFLTKVSSKKLTSYGDAGDTVEQTIGAIRTVVSFNGEKKAIAMYKNLIKKAYKTDILEGLINGFGMGSVFCILFSSYGLAFWYGGKLIVDKGYTGGKIITVLFAVLTGATSLGNATPSLSAIAEGQSAAYRLFETIERKPEIDSGDTSGMVLEDIKGDVELKDVHFRYPSRPDQLILDGLSLQVASGTTMAIVGESGSGKSTVISLVERFYDPQAGEVLIDGINIKNIRLSWIREKIGLVSQEPVLFMTSIKDNIMYGKEDATLEEIKRAAELANAANFIDKLPNGYDTLVGQRGTQLSGGQKQRIAIARAILKDPKILLLDEATSALDVESERIVQEALNRIMVERTTLVVAHRLSTVRNVDCITVVRQGKIVEQGPHDALVKDPNGAYSQLIRLQESRADERRKHADSGVPDSRSKSTSLSFRQSMNKDSFGNSNRYSFKNPLVLSAELHEDRIMGGQKTEELSDVVAHKKASIGRLFKLNIPEVPVLLLGSIAAAVHGVIFPLFGILMSGVIKSFYEPPDKLKKDTSFWALISVVMGVASLISIPAEYSLFAIAGGKLIERIRTLSFQSIVHQEVGWFDNASNSSGALGTKLSVDALNVRRLAGDNLALIVQSIASLTTGFVIAFAADWRLALIITCVIPLVGVQGYAQVKFLKGFNEDAKEMYENASQIATDAVGSIRTVVSFCAEKRVVATYNENCEALRKQGIRSGIVGGLGYGFSFLMLYLTYGLCFYVGAQFVRQGKTTFPDVFKVFFALVLASIGVSQASALASDATKARDSAISIFSILDRKSKIDSSSDDGMTLDNVTGNINFNNVGFKYPQRPDVQIFSDFTLHIPSGKTVALVGESGSGKSTIIALLERFYDPDSGGISLDGVEIKSLKVRWLRDQMGLVGQEPVLFNDTLRANITYGKHGEVTEEEVMAVAKAANAHEFISGLPQGYDTMVGEKGIQLSGGQKQRVAIARAIIKDPKILLLDEATSALDAESERIVQDALDRVMVSRTTIVVAHRLSTIKGADMIAVLKEGKIAEKGRHEALMRIKGGAYASLVELRSKS